From Nicotiana tabacum cultivar K326 chromosome 15, ASM71507v2, whole genome shotgun sequence, the proteins below share one genomic window:
- the LOC107806115 gene encoding E3 ubiquitin-protein ligase ATL23-like has product MLFAVFLALFPPCVGMSVVFVVYMCFLCYATTNNSSARNNNNQELPDTKPPKEKGLSSAQLDKLPKVTGQELVLGNDCAVCLDVIESEQLARLVPGCNHGFHLECADTWLSKHPVCPVCRSKLETQLFNPPESNPC; this is encoded by the coding sequence atgcTTTTTGCTGTTTTCCTTGCACTCTTTCCTCCTTGTGTTGGAATGAGCGTTGTTTTCGTGGTCTACATGTGTTTCCTTTGCTATGCCACAACAAATAATTCCTCTGCTCGAAACAATAATAATCAAGAATTACCAGATACAAAGCCTCCGAAAGAAAAGGGTCTATCTTCAGCACAATTGGATAAATTGCCAAAAGTTACAGGCCAAGAATTGGTGTTGGGAAATGATTGTGCTGTTTGTTTAGACGTAATTGAAAGTGAACAATTGGCTAGGTTGGTACCAGGTTGTAACCATGGGTTTCATCTTGAATGTGCAGATACTTGGCTTTCAAAACACCCTGTTTGTCCTGTTTGTAGAAGTAAGCTTGAGACTCAGTTATTTAATCCTCCTGAAAGCAATCCTTGCTGA